One Acidimicrobiales bacterium DNA segment encodes these proteins:
- a CDS encoding ABC transporter substrate-binding protein, whose amino-acid sequence MLLALVALVATACGGDDSDDGTTGNGADQGGASAADLEAGDLTIAITGIRESFDPISSGAAIKPYISPLFDPLIGLDADGEPNTTTGLATDWQYSEDNTSLTVTLRDDATFHNGDPITAEDVKFSIERATSEDSVTSWAATMRNELRAVAVVDPTTVQFDFNLPRPLFHLRLTRLDGQEAYVVSKAFVEGGGNFVTDPVGSGPYMFDAAEPGNTKITLVANEDYWRGPPRFDHLVFMNVNDATTRVNMLKTGEADFIDIPRDLVADAESSGSVVIASPVLSHVELWLLNQWEGIFADPKVREAMTLAIDRTTIIDTIFDGKAEPANFFPDWPTSIGYSGPGEIPYDPDEARSLIEEAGAEGTQVKLFSYSLPGLSEGPQLMEAIAGYWSEIGLDPEIVQTEYTTIREQMVERDPALANSVAWIRDADLRYPDPTLRVLMHSTGALTLHDDPQIDAFIEALETAPSDDEYLAQLEEAQAYIDENFLRTPVAEVQQLWAGNPAKVPADLDLGQATSDMDISELLFLE is encoded by the coding sequence AAGGCGGCGCCTCGGCGGCGGACCTCGAGGCCGGTGACCTGACGATCGCGATCACCGGCATCCGGGAGAGCTTCGATCCCATATCCAGCGGTGCCGCCATCAAGCCCTACATCTCGCCGCTGTTCGACCCCCTCATCGGGCTCGATGCCGATGGAGAGCCGAACACGACCACCGGCCTCGCAACCGATTGGCAGTACAGCGAGGACAACACCTCCCTGACGGTCACCCTCCGCGACGACGCGACCTTCCACAACGGGGATCCCATCACTGCGGAGGACGTGAAGTTCTCGATCGAGCGCGCCACGTCCGAGGACTCGGTCACCTCCTGGGCGGCGACGATGCGCAACGAGCTGAGGGCCGTCGCCGTCGTCGACCCGACCACGGTGCAGTTCGACTTCAACCTGCCTCGACCGCTGTTCCACCTGCGCCTGACCCGGCTCGACGGCCAGGAGGCCTACGTCGTCTCGAAGGCGTTCGTGGAGGGCGGCGGCAACTTCGTGACCGACCCGGTCGGGAGTGGGCCGTACATGTTCGACGCGGCCGAGCCGGGCAACACCAAGATCACGCTCGTCGCCAACGAGGACTACTGGCGAGGGCCGCCCCGGTTCGACCACCTGGTCTTCATGAACGTCAACGACGCCACCACCCGCGTCAACATGCTGAAGACGGGCGAGGCGGACTTCATCGACATCCCCCGTGACCTGGTCGCCGACGCCGAGTCGAGCGGCTCCGTGGTCATCGCCTCACCGGTGCTGTCCCACGTGGAGCTGTGGCTCCTCAACCAGTGGGAGGGCATCTTCGCCGACCCGAAGGTCCGCGAGGCCATGACCCTGGCGATCGACCGGACGACGATCATCGACACGATCTTCGACGGCAAGGCCGAGCCCGCGAACTTCTTCCCCGACTGGCCGACCTCGATCGGCTACTCGGGGCCCGGCGAGATCCCCTACGACCCGGACGAGGCTCGCTCACTCATCGAGGAAGCCGGCGCCGAGGGCACGCAGGTCAAGCTCTTCTCCTACTCACTCCCCGGCCTCTCCGAGGGTCCGCAGCTCATGGAGGCGATCGCGGGCTACTGGAGCGAGATCGGGCTCGATCCGGAGATCGTCCAGACCGAGTACACCACCATCCGGGAGCAGATGGTCGAGCGGGATCCGGCCCTGGCGAACAGCGTGGCCTGGATCCGAGATGCCGACCTCCGGTACCCGGATCCGACGCTGCGGGTCCTGATGCACTCGACCGGCGCGCTGACGCTGCACGACGACCCCCAGATCGACGCCTTCATCGAGGCGCTCGAGACGGCCCCCAGCGACGACGAGTACCTGGCCCAGCTCGAGGAAGCCCAGGCCTACATCGACGAGAACTTCCTGCGGACGCCCGTCGCCGAGGTGCAGCAGCTCTGGGCGGGCAACCCGGCGAAGGTGCCGGCCGACCTCGACCTCGGCCAGGCGACCTCGGACATGGACATCAGCGAGCTGCTGTTCCTGGAGTAG
- a CDS encoding ABC transporter permease, giving the protein MRYLGRRALEALLTLLLVSVVVFAAGRAIGDPLDLLLPPNATEEQVAHFEDKLGLDGPLPGQYLSFLGDSAKGDLGTSVTSGQPVADTIRAVLPSSIRLALVSLGFALLIGLPLGILSGVHRGTVWDLIARLVAVVGQSLPSFVLGLLLMLWLSVNLGWLPTSGTGSWRNYVMPGLSMGLILAASITRLMRTSMIEVMSSEYIKMHRAKGLPERLVVWKYAARNACVSVIGFAAVYIVILITNAVVIETVFNWPGFGRLAYNAVLSRDYPMIQGVVLVGTVMYVVSSFAADALSALANPRLRARRS; this is encoded by the coding sequence ATGCGCTACCTCGGTCGACGGGCGCTCGAAGCGCTGCTCACGCTGCTGCTGGTCAGTGTCGTGGTGTTCGCGGCAGGTCGGGCGATCGGAGATCCGCTCGACCTGCTGCTGCCACCCAACGCGACCGAGGAGCAGGTGGCCCACTTCGAGGACAAGCTCGGCCTCGACGGTCCACTCCCCGGCCAGTACCTCAGCTTCCTCGGCGACTCGGCGAAGGGTGACCTCGGCACCTCGGTGACCAGCGGTCAACCCGTCGCCGACACCATCCGGGCCGTGCTCCCGAGCTCGATCCGGCTGGCACTCGTGTCGCTGGGGTTCGCCCTGCTGATCGGCCTGCCGCTCGGCATCCTGAGCGGTGTCCACCGCGGCACCGTCTGGGACCTGATCGCCCGGCTCGTCGCCGTGGTCGGCCAGTCGCTGCCGAGCTTCGTGCTCGGCCTGCTGCTGATGCTGTGGCTGTCGGTGAACCTGGGCTGGCTGCCGACCAGCGGCACCGGCAGTTGGCGCAACTACGTCATGCCGGGCCTGAGCATGGGCCTGATCCTGGCCGCCAGCATCACGCGGCTGATGCGCACCAGCATGATCGAGGTCATGTCGAGCGAGTACATCAAGATGCACCGGGCCAAGGGGCTGCCCGAGCGCCTGGTCGTGTGGAAGTACGCGGCCCGGAACGCGTGCGTCTCGGTGATCGGGTTCGCCGCCGTCTACATCGTCATCCTCATCACCAACGCGGTGGTGATCGAGACGGTGTTCAACTGGCCGGGGTTCGGTCGGCTGGCGTACAACGCCGTCCTCAGCCGCGACTACCCGATGATCCAGGGGGTCGTGCTCGTCGGGACGGTCATGTACGTGGTGTCCAGCTTCGCGGCCGATGCGCTCAGCGCGCTCGCCAACCCGCGGCTGCGGGCCCGGCGCAGCTGA
- a CDS encoding SDR family oxidoreductase: MLAPDALAGRVALVTGAGRLDGIGAAVARMLAGAGAAVAVNDLGRPSPVEDVDGRVRREPGPSALVDELLARGGRATLVVGDVGAEGSAASIVDRCTRELGGCDILVNNAAAPHGADRADNADVPIQAFDEQMSVNVRGGFMMTQAAIRVMRERGWGRVVNIASLAAVRGFRHRSAYSASKAAVLGLTRSLAADVAADGITVNAVCPGVVLTGRNLTTYRRDDATDDATSPSGRSPLGRAGRPDDIAGAVAFLASDLAAYVTGQVLTVDGGYGVLLDG, translated from the coding sequence ATGCTCGCTCCCGATGCGCTCGCCGGCCGGGTGGCGTTGGTGACGGGCGCCGGTCGACTCGACGGCATCGGGGCCGCGGTGGCACGGATGCTGGCCGGGGCGGGCGCCGCCGTCGCCGTCAACGACCTCGGCCGCCCCTCGCCGGTCGAGGACGTCGACGGACGGGTCCGTCGAGAGCCCGGGCCGTCGGCTCTGGTCGATGAGCTGCTCGCCCGGGGTGGCCGGGCCACCCTGGTCGTCGGGGATGTCGGCGCGGAGGGCTCGGCTGCCTCGATCGTCGATCGGTGCACGCGCGAGCTCGGCGGTTGCGACATCCTCGTGAACAACGCGGCGGCACCGCACGGTGCCGACCGGGCCGACAACGCCGACGTGCCGATCCAGGCGTTCGACGAGCAGATGTCGGTGAACGTCCGCGGCGGTTTCATGATGACGCAGGCGGCGATTCGGGTGATGCGGGAGCGCGGGTGGGGGCGCGTGGTCAACATCGCCTCCCTGGCGGCCGTCCGGGGCTTCCGCCACCGCAGCGCCTACTCGGCGTCGAAGGCCGCAGTGCTGGGTCTCACCAGATCGCTCGCCGCCGACGTCGCTGCCGACGGGATCACGGTCAACGCGGTCTGCCCAGGGGTCGTCCTGACCGGCCGGAACCTCACCACCTACCGCCGCGACGACGCCACCGACGACGCGACCAGCCCGTCCGGGCGCTCCCCTCTCGGACGGGCTGGTCGCCCCGACGACATCGCGGGTGCCGTCGCCTTCCTGGCCTCGGACCTCGCCGCCTACGTCACCGGCCAGGTCCTGACGGTCGACGGCGGCTACGGGGTACTTCTGGACGGGTGA
- a CDS encoding enoyl-CoA hydratase/isomerase family protein yields the protein MIVEETVDRLRILTIARPERRNALSRTMAQDLIGAVGRFGDDKSVDVVLLTGRGGEAFCAGADLKEMAADQAAGKAFEPILPDLYRALLATPKPTVAAVNGDAVGGGFELALACDVRVANDAARFGLPEARSGMVPRFGVLALAALGARALAAELGMSGTLVPASRLANAGLLSRVVRADAVRSTALELARSLAAAPPGAVAAVKDLLVRAPLAPLVDLPHQLPEVGSYGSAEWAAGVAAFGEARPASHR from the coding sequence GTGATCGTCGAAGAGACCGTCGACCGGCTGAGGATCCTCACGATCGCCCGGCCGGAGCGGCGCAACGCTCTGTCGCGAACGATGGCGCAGGACCTGATCGGCGCGGTGGGCCGCTTCGGCGACGACAAGTCGGTCGACGTGGTGCTGCTGACCGGCCGCGGTGGCGAGGCGTTCTGTGCCGGCGCCGACCTGAAGGAGATGGCAGCCGACCAGGCCGCGGGCAAGGCATTCGAGCCGATCCTTCCCGACCTGTACCGGGCGTTGTTGGCGACCCCCAAGCCGACGGTGGCGGCCGTCAACGGCGACGCCGTGGGCGGCGGGTTCGAGCTCGCGCTCGCCTGCGACGTGCGCGTCGCCAACGACGCCGCCCGCTTCGGCCTGCCCGAGGCCCGATCGGGGATGGTCCCCCGCTTCGGCGTGCTCGCCCTGGCGGCGCTCGGGGCCCGGGCGCTCGCCGCCGAGCTGGGCATGTCCGGAACGTTGGTGCCGGCAAGCCGCTTGGCGAACGCCGGCCTGCTCAGCCGCGTCGTCCGGGCCGACGCGGTGCGCAGCACGGCACTGGAGCTGGCCCGCTCGCTGGCCGCCGCGCCGCCTGGCGCCGTCGCCGCCGTGAAGGACCTGTTGGTGCGGGCGCCGCTCGCCCCCTTGGTCGACCTGCCCCACCAGCTCCCCGAGGTCGGCTCCTACGGCTCCGCCGAGTGGGCCGCCGGGGTCGCGGCGTTCGGTGAGGCCCGGCCGGCGTCCCACCGCTGA